The sequence below is a genomic window from Thioalkalivibrio sp. ALJ12.
GGTGCATCTCGTGATTCGCCAGGGCCTGGCGCAGCCCCTCCTCGATCTGCAGCCGTGCACGGGCCTCGTCCTGCAGCGCATGGCGGTAGAACTGCACCCCGCCGCGTCCGGTCCGTTTCGCCTGGTACAGCGCGATGTCGGCATGGCGCAAGGCATCCGATGAGGTCTGCCCCGCGTCCGGGAACAGCACGCAGCCCAGGCTGGCGCCGACACTGAAGGTGCGCTCTCCCACCACGATCGGGTGCTGCAGGGCATCCAGCAGCCGTTGGGCCGCGTCGTTGACCGTCGCCTCGATCGCCTGGCGCGATGCGCGCCGGGGATGGATCAGGGTGGCGAACTCGTCCCCGCCCAGGCGCACCACCAGGGCCTGTGCGGGCGCGTTCTGTCGCAGGCGGTCGGCGACCGCGGCCAGCACGGTGTCACCGACCGCGTGCCCCAGGGCATCGTTGATCGTCTTGAAATGGTCCAGATCGATCAGGATGAGCCCGCCATGCTGGCCCCCGTAATGTGCCAGGTCCAGATCCTGGGTTAGGGCGTCGTGCAACTGGATCCGATTGGCCAGTCCGGTCAGCGGATCGTGATAGGCGAGCCGCCGGATGTGCTCCTCACCTTCCAGTCGCTCGAGTTCGGCCGCTGCCCGGTCGGCAAAGATCTCGAGGATGCCCGCTGCCTGTTCGGTTTCGTCCAGCGGGTAGCGGTTCAGGACCGCGATGTGTCCGAGTTCGCGTCCCTGACTGTCGAGCATGGGGGCCCCGAGATAGCTGCGTGCCTCCATCTCGACGAGGAGGTGGTCGTGTGGGAACAGTTCCTGAACGCCATCCGGGTAGACGCACAGACCGCTCGTTAGTGTTTCATCGCAAGGGGTGTTGGCCAGGGCATAGTGGATGTTCTGCCCGAGTTCTCCATCTTGGGAAAGCGCGACGGTTTCGACGTAACCGGGCCTGTCCGCCATGTTGATGCCCACCAGGGCATAGTTGGCGCGAAAGACCTCGCTTAGCCGAAGCACAAGGTTCTGGAAGAAGCTCTCCCGGTCGTGGGCGCGAAAACCCTGAGCGATCACGCGCAGTGCGTCTTCGCTGCGGCGCGCCAGTGTGATGTCTTCCTGCATCACGACGATGTCCTGCACCTCGTCGCGGTGGTTCTTCAGGGGATAGACGCAGCCCTTCAGCCAGCGGTTGCCCGCCTGTTTGGCCGCGGGGTCGGAGCTCGCGTGATACGCGAACGGGCCGACGAGCTGCCGCTCGCCCAGCGCGGCGGCGCGGATCGCGTCGGTGATGCGTCCGTCGATAGTGTCTGGGAGATGCAGCACGCTGGAATCTTGCACGCGCTTGCCCTTGCGGCCGTGCATCGCCTCCCAGGCCGCGTTGACCTGGCGCACCCGGCCCTCGGGCGTGAGGACCTCCACGGCCATCGGGGCCTGGTGCACCAGGTCGCGAAAGCGGTGCTCGGATTCGCGGATGCGCTCCTGAGTCTCCCGGTGCAGCACCAGGCTCATCACCAGGATCATGCCCAGATAACCGAACACCCCCAGTGGAACGGACTCGATGATGCCGAGGCGTACCAGTGCGCCCTGAACGGTGGCCGCGAGGAAGACAATGATCGCTGCGAAAAGGATCAGCGGGCCGCTGCCTCCTTCACGTCGCCACTGCCGCAGCAGTGCCCAAAGGGCGAAGCCGAACACCAGTAGCAGGCCCGCCAGAGCCAGCAGGAACCAAGGGCTCGGCGGCCCCATCCCAAGCGACAGTGTTTCGCCCCAGGGCATGGCGACTGTACGTAGCTCGGAAATCTCGCTCAATTGCAGCCCGTACGGTTGGCGCGTGTTCGCGATCCAGACGGCGAGCATTAGCACGCCCAGGACTGCGAGCAGGCCGCGTGCCGGGGTCTCGGTATAGCGGGCGATAAAGGCCGCGAACAGTACATACACGGGGGCAATCAGGGCGTAGTACACCTTGATTGGGCCAGCATAGGCCTCGATGGACGTCGCCTGGTAGGACAGGGCAATGCTGAACGCGGCGCCCGTCATCAACAGGCACATCGCGGCGAACAGCAGGTGTTCCACGCGGCGCAGGCTGTGGGCCGCATGCAGGAGGTGGCTGGCTGTGGCGTAGACACACAGCCCGGCAAGCAGGTACAGCGCTGCGATCAGTGGACCACTCATGGCCGCCCCCCTGTTGCGACGGAAATCCCTTTCCTTATCGACAAGTTAAGCACAACCGCGAGTGGGTTGCGCGCAGCCGGGGGGCTACAGGTATGGAGTCAGCAGGCGGGCGGCGCCATCGCGCAGGCGGGCGGGGAGGGTGCGCGCGTGGACATCTTCCAGGCTCAGCGCGTGGGAGCGCGAGCGCAGATCCTCGGCCCAGTCGGCTAGCTGCTGCCCCAGGTCGCGGCCCACGCATTCCAGGTTGCACTCGAAGTTGAGGCGCAGGCTGCGCGGGTCCCAGTTGGCCGATCCCACCAGGGCCCATTCCCCGTCGACGAGCATCAGCTTGGAGTGATTGAACGGGGGCGGCGTCAACCAGATGCGGCAGCCGCGGGTCAGGAGTTCGCCGTGCAGCGGACGGGCGGCCCACTCGACCAGGCGCAGGTTGTTGCGTTCCGGCAGCAGTAGATCGACCTCGATGCCGCGCAGGGCCGCGGCCTTGAGCGCCCCCAGCAGTTCCAGGTCAGGCAGGAAGTAGGGCGTGACCACGGTAACGTGCTCGCGCGCCTCCGCGATCGCGGCCAGCAGGGTGAACTTGAGCACCTCGAAGTCTTCATCGGGGCCGTCCGGCAGGGCGCGGCACAACTGGGCACCTGCCAGGCGCGTCTCCTCCGGGAACCAGGGCGGGCCCTCCAGCGCCTCCTGCGTGCTGAACTGCCAGTCTTCCGCGAACACCCGCTGCAACTGCAGGCAGATCGGACCGCGGACCTCGAAGTGCAGGTCCTGAATCGGGTGTGGGCCCGGGTCGCTCGCGCTGTGGCCGCGACGGATATTCATGCCTCCGGTAAAGCCGTGCTCGCCATCCACCAGCAGCATCTTGCGGTGATTGCGCAGATTGAACGCCGCAAGCGTCCGCGGCAGGTGGTGTACGGGCATGAAGGCGGCGGCCGGGATGCCGGCCCGCTTGAGGAAGCGCAGGGTGTTGCGGCGGCTGTAGCGGGCGCCGATCCCATCGATCAGGACGCGCACCTCGACGCCGCGGTCGTGGGCGGCCTTCAGGTGGCGCACGAATCGCTGCCCGACCACGTCGTAGTCAAAGATATAGGTCGCCAGGGTGATGCTGCGGGACGCGCGGTCGATTGCCTCGAGCATCGCCGCATAGGCCTGGTCCCCATCGGTCAGCGGTCGGACCGAATTGCCGGCGCTGGCGCGAAACGGCGCGAGCCGGTCGCCACAGCCCAGCAGGCGACTCCAGCGGGGCGGAATGCCCGGGCCGTCGGCGTCGCGCGCCGCGGGGTCGACCAGCAGATGGCCCTCGCGCAGGGCGTGGGCGCGGCGGCGGATGCGGTTGACCCCGAACATCCAGTACAGGATCGAGCCCCCCACCGGCAGCAGTACGATCAGCCCGACCCAGGCGATCACGGTCCCGGTCTCGCGGCGCTGGAGCAATGCGTGCATCACACTGGCGGCGGCCAGTGCAAAGGCGGCGACGGCAGTGATACTGGCAATCCAGCCGGTACCCAGCACGGCATTCTCCCCGGGAATGGAATGGTGGCGGTGTGATCGCTACAGTACGCGGGCCGGGCGAGCGGTAAAAGGCCGCCATGGTGATCCATTCGCCCTTCGAGAGAGCCGATGACCGATATCGAGACCCCCAGCCTGTTCGCCAACAGTGGCGAGCAGCTGCCGCTGAAGGACTTCACCGAGAAGGCGTACCTGGACTACTCCATGTACGTGATCCTGGACCGTGCGCTACCGCACATCGGCGATGGGCTCAAGCCCGTGCAGCGCCGCATCATCTACGCGATGAGCGAGCTGGGGCTCTCGGCCACGGCCAAATACAAGAAGTCCGCGCGCACCGTCGGTGACGTCCTCGGCAAGTTCCATCCGCACGGCGACTCGGCCTGCTATGAGGCGATGGTGCTGATGGCGCAGCCCTTCTCCTACCGCTACCCGTTCGTCGACGGGCAGGGCAACTGGGGCTCGCCGGACGATCCCAAGTCCTTCGCCGCGATGCGTTACACCGAATCGCGCCTGTCGCGCTATGCGCAGCTGCTGCTCTCGGAGCTGGGGCAGGGCACGGTGGACTGGGTGCCGAACTTCGACGGCGCGCTGGACGAGCCGAAGGTGCTGCCGGCCCGGCTGCCGAACGTGTTGCTGAACGGTGGCTCCGGGATCGCCGTGGGCATGGCCACCGACATCCCGCCGCACAACCTGCGCGAGGTGGCTGCGGCCTGCGTGCATCTGCTGGAGCACCCGAAGGCGACTGTCGCGGAGCTGTGCGAGCATCTGCCGGCGCCGGACTTTCCCACCGAGGCCGAGATCATCTCCCCGCCCGCCGAGCTGAGCCGGGTCTACGAGACCGGCCAGGGCTCGATCCGTGCGCGGGCGCGCTATGAACGCGAAGGTGACGACATCGTGGTGACCGCGCTGCCGCATCAGGTCTCCGGGGCCAAGCTGCTGGAGCAGATCGCCAGCCAGATCCGCGCGAAGAAGCTGCCGATGGTCGAGGACCTGCGCGACGAGTCCGACCACGAGCACCCGACCCGCCTGGTGATTACCCCGCGCTCGAACCGCGTCGATGTCGAGGCGCTGATGGCGCATCTGTTCGCGACCACGGACCTGGAAAAGACCTACCGCGTGAACATGAATGTGATCGGCCTCGACGGCCGTCCGCAGGTGCGCGACCTGGCCGGGCTGCTGGGCGAATGGCTGACCTTCCGCATCGAGACCGTGCGCCGGCGCCTGCAATGGCGCCTGGAAAAGGTGCAGGCGCGGCTGCATGTGCTGGAAGGCCTGCTGATCGCCTATCTCAATATCGACGAGGTGATCGCGATCATCCGCGAGTACGACCAGCCGAAGCCCGAGCTGATGAGCCGCTTTGGCCTGTCCGACATCCAGGCCGAGGCGATCCTGGAGCTGAAGCTGCGCCACCTGGCCAAGCTCGAGGAGATGAAGATCCGCGGCGAGCAGGACGAACTGGCCAAGGAGCGCGATCAGCTGGAGAAGACCCTTGGGTCCGAGCGTCGCCTGCGCACCCAGGTGCGCCGCGAGATCGAGAAGGACGCCGCGGACTACGGCGACGAGCGCCGCTCGCCGCTGGTCCAGCGCGCTGCCGCGCAGGCACTGGACGAGTCCGCGCTGGTGCCCACCGAGCCGCTGACCATTGTGCTGTCGGAGAAGGGCTGGGCACGCGCGGCCAAGGGTCACGACGTGGATGCCCAGGGGCTCAGCTACAAGGCCGGGGATGCCTTCCAGGCCGCGGTCACCGGGCGCAGCAACCAGCCGGTCGCGTTCATCGACTCCACCGGCCGCACCTATACCATCCCCGCTCACACCCTGCCGTCCGCGCGCGGGCAGGGCGAGCCGCTGTCCGGCCGTGTGAACCCGCCGGAGGGTGCGCGCTTTGTCGGCCTGGCCACCGGGGCGGAGGAAGATCGCTGGCTGCTGGGTTCGGATCACGGCTACGGCTTCGTCGCGAAGCTGGGTGATCTGCTGGGCCGGCAGAAGGCGGGCAAGAACGTGCTCACGGTGCCCGACGGGGCGGCGGTGCTACAGCCGGCCTCGGTGCGCAACCCGCACGAGGATCACATCGCCGTCGTCACCACGCGTGGCTACCTGCTGCTGTTCCCGGCCACCGAGCTGCCGGAACTGGCGCGCGGCAAGGGCAACAAGCTGATTGGCATCCCGTCCGCCGCCCTCAAGGACGGCTCCGAGCGGGTGCTCGGCGTGGCCGTGCTGGGCCCGCAGGACACCTTGGTCGTGCATGCCGGCAAGCGCTTCAAGGCGCTGGCCCCGACGGAGTGGGCGGAGTACGTGGGCGAGCGCGCCCGGCGCGGGCGCCAGCTGCCGCGCGGCTACCAGAACGCCGATCGCCTGGAAGTGCGCAGCGCCTGATTGGCAAGCGTGGCCGTCTACCGCCAAGCGCGGGGGAGCGGCTGGATGTCAGGCGCAGGCTCGGCCCAGCAGACCGCTTGCGTCCGTCTCGGCGAGCGGGCGGTGGTAGAGGTATCCTTGGCCAATCGGGCATCCGAGCTTCGCCAGGTGTCGTGCGTCGGCCTCGGTCTCGATGCCCTCGGCGACGGTGGTCAGGCCGAACCCGCGCCCCACCGACAGGATGGCGCGGGCCAGAGTGTCCATGCTCGGGTTCGCGGATACGCCGTCTATCAGGCTGCGGTCGATCTTGATGGCCGTAACCGGCAGGCGACGCAGGTACGCCAGCGATGAGTAGCCGGTACCGAAGTCATCAATCGCGATCGATACCCCGAGGGCCCTAAGGGCCCGAAGTTCCTCTACTGCCGCGTCCACGTCGTGCATTACCGCAGTCTCGGTAATCTCGATCTCCAGTGCGCTGCCGTTCAGGCCGTTGGCCTTCAGCGCGCTTTCCACTGCATCCACCAGCGATCTGCCGGATCGGGTCAGGGCGGCGAATTGCTGGGTGGAGACATTGACCGCGATCGGCGGGCAGTGCCCGCTGGCCTCGCGCCAGCGGCGGGCGGCGGCCAGTGCCTCGTGCAGGGCCCATTCTCCCAGCTCGGCGATACGCCCGGTGTTCTCCGCCAGCGGGATGAACTCCGCCGGCGAGATGAGCCCAAGACGCGGATGCTCCCAGCGCATCAGGGCCTCGAACCCGACCAGGCAGCCGCTGGCGAGCTCGATCTTTGGCTGGTAAAGCAGGTGGAACTGGTCTTGCTCGCGGGCGACCGTCAGACCGTATTCCAGTTGGTGGCGTCGGCGTGCAGCCTGCTCCAGTACGGGGTCGAAGCTGAGCCACTCGCTCCCGCGGCGTTCGCCCTTGGCCAGGGTCAGCGAGACCCGGCGGATCAGTTCCTCAGTGTCGCGACCATGATCGGGGGCCCGGACGTGTCCGGCGGAGGCACTGGGGGTGATCTCGTAGCGCCCCAGGCGCAGGTGCGCCATCGAGGCATCCAGGCAGTCCTGCAGGGTGCTGGTGGCAATGCTCTCGCTGCTGGCCACGGCGAGCAGCAATGTGGAACTGCCCCAGATGCCGCACAGTACTCGCCCCGGGGTCTGATCTTCCAGGGCCAGGCGCAGCCGCTGGCCGATCTCGCGCAGCATCAGGTCGGCCGCGGCATAGCCCTCAAGACGTTCCACTGCCTCGTGACCACGGACGTGCACCATGACCAGGTCCAGGGCGCTGCCGGTCTCGATGGTCCCGTCAATGAAACGCAGCAGTGAATGCCGGTTTGGCAGGCCGGTAGCCGGGTCGTGGTGGGCCAGGTGCTCGAGGTCCTGTTCGGTGCGTTGCAGGGTGCGCACACGGTCGGCCAGGCTGCGCGACAGGTCTTCGGCGCGATCGTGGGCGGCGTTGTGCAGCGCCCGGACCCGCAGGAGATTGTCGATCCGCTGCACCACCTCGGTGGTGTTGAACGGCTTGGTAATGAAATCCAGCGCCCCGGCGGCGAGGGCCTGTTCCCGGGTCTGGGGGTCGATCTGCGCGGTCAGGACGATGACCGGCAGCCAGTCGCCCTCCGCCAGGTCGCCGTTCAGTTGGCGCATCACCTCGTGGCCGTCGATACCGGGCATGCGGATGTCCAGCAGCACCAGGTCGAAGGGTTCTTCGCGCCAGCGCTCCACCGCGCGTTCCCCGCTGGTTTCGCTGGCGACATCCCGGAACCCGGCCCCCTCGAGGATGGCCCCGAGCAGATCCACGTTCATCCGGTTGTCGTCCACGATCAGAATGCGGGCATCGCGGGGGCTGTCAGCGGGTGTAATCATCGGCGTCCGTGCGACTCGCGGAAGGCTCGAGCAGTGGGTCGAGGGCCGCGAGGAACCGCGCTATATCCAAGGGCTTCGTGAAGTAAGTCACAAAATCCGGGTTTTGGTTCCCGTCATCGACGGCCTCACGCGTGGCATCGGCACTCAGGGCGATGATCGGGACCTCCCGGGTCTCCGGACGCGCGCGCAGGAGGCGGGCGGCCGCGGTCCCGCTCATCCCGGGCAGGTGGATGTCCATGATCACCAGATCCGGGGGGTTCTCCCGGGCGAGCATCAGGCCCTCCTCAGCGCTTCCCGCCGTCTGTAGTTCGATCCCGTCGCGAAGCGCCAGGATCTCTTGCATCAGGCTGACATTGGCTGGATTGTCCTCGACATACAGCACCCGCCGGCACAAGTCCGTTCTCGGTGCATCGTCGAGCGACCGGGTTGTGTGTTCCTGGGTCGCTGGACGCTCGGCGGCGCTGGTCATGGGCAGGGTGAAGAAGAATTCCGTGCCTTCGCCCTCCTGGCTTCGGTATTCGAGTTCGCCACCCATGTGTCGCACCAGCTCCCGAGTGATGACCAGTCCGATTCCGGAGCCCTGGATGGCGCCGGTCTCGTGCCCGAGGCGGCTGAAGGGCCGGAACAGTTCGGCGCGGCGGTCTTCGGGGATCCCCAGGCCGGTGTCCCGGACACGGAATTCCACGCGTCCGTCGGGCATGGGGGTCACGTGGACGCGCACGATGCCCTCGTCGCGGTTGTACTTGATCGCATTGCTGAACAGGTTCAGCAGTACCTGCTTGAGCCGTGTGCGGTCGGCCTGTACGGCGGGCAGGGCGGGTTCCGGAGGCGGAAAGTCCAGCTGGATGCCCCGTTCGCTGGCCGCGCCCTCGATCATGCCGCGGCACTCCGCGAGGGTCATGGCGGGATCCGTAGGCTCCAGTGACAACGCGATTTGCCCTGCCTCGATGCGGGACAGGTCCAGGATGTCATTGATAAGGGCCAGAAGGTGGTGTCCGCTGCGCTCGATGTGCTCGACCTGGCGCTGCTGGCGCTCGGGCAGTGGGTGGGCCCGGTCGGCCCGCATCAGCTGGGAGAACCCCAGGATGGAGTTCAGTGGGGTGCGCAGCTCGTGGGACATGTTTGAGAGAAACTCGGACTTGGCACGATTGGCCCGTTCGGCCTCCGCCAGTTCGCGGCGCTGGCTCTCGCGCAGGTCGGTGAGGTCCGTGACGATACCGATGTAGTGGGGCTGCTCTTCGATTCGAACCTCGCTGACCGCGAGCTGCATCGGAAAGGTGGAACCGTCGCGGCGCAGCCCTTCGACCTCGCGCCCGCTGCCGATCACCCGCGCTTGCCCCGTTTCGCGGTAGTGACGCAGGTAGTCGTCGTGTTCGTGGGCCCAGCGTGACGGCATCAGCATGGATACGTTGTGCCCGAGGACTTGATCCGCCGGGTAATCGAACAGTCGTTCGGCCGCCGAATTGAACTGCTCGATATGGCCAGTGTGGTCGATCTGGATGATGCCGGCCGCGGCCGTTTCGAGTACGGCGGCGAGACGCTGGCCCTGAGCATCCAGTGCGCTGCGGCTGTGCCCCAGGTCGCGGCGCGCGAGGTACTCGCGCAGCAACGAGGTGGCGATTTCGCCGAATTCGCGCAGATCCGTCGCCTCCTCTGAACGGAAGCGGCGTGGTTGCGTGTCGATGATGCACAGATTGCCGACTGCAAGCCCGGGCTCGGGTGTCAGCGGGATCCCGGCGTAGAAGCGGATGCCGGGCTCGTCGAGGACCAGCGGGTTGTCGGTAAAACGCGGGTCTGCGGTGGCATCCTCGATGATCAGGAGTTCATCCGGCCGGGCCAGAGCGTGTGCACAAAAGGAGATGCTGCGCTCCGTGCCGGCCCCGAGCGGACCCTGTGGCGCGATGAAGCACTGGCATTGCTCGTCGACCAGCGTGACCGTGGCCATGGGGACGTCGAAGTGGCGCGCGACGAGCCGCGTCAGCGGCCGAAACAGGTCGTGGTCGCTGGTTTCCAGGGGCAGGCGGTGCACTGCCTCCAGACGTGCCTGCTCGTTTTCGGGCAAGGGTGCGGAGGGCATCGGCCGGGACCGTAGGAATGGCCTGGCAGTATGCGGGAAGAATGGCGTTGATGGGAGGGGGCCGGCAGGGTTGGGGGCTGGGAACCGCAGCGCCGGAATGTGGTCCTTAAGGAAATACTGATGAATATACACGCTCGCTGCTTCGTCGCTTTTGCGTGCGAACAAGGCGCGGTGACTGCCGTGCAGTCATTCTGCACAAAGGAGGCGCAACGCCGCTGTTCCCACGCTTCGGGGTTGGCACCCCAGGTTCCCCGATCCTGCGTTGCGCCCCGAATCAATCAAAAGCGGGCGGGTAGAACCACTACCCGTTGCACGACGCGCCTTGTCTCGGAAAACCTGGGGTACCAACGCGAGCGTGTATATTCATCAGTGTTTCCTTAAAGCGGCGCGGTATCCCGCCGGTGGTGATGAAATACCGCCGGCGAGCCTTGAATTCCGGCGCGTGGCAACCATTTAATACGCATCCACCGATTCCGACTGATGGGGTACAGGAAGGCTTCATGAAACGTATTGCGCTGTTTCTGGCGACAAACTTCGCCATCATCATCGTGCTCAGTATCACCCTGCGCCTGCTGGGTGTGGAGCGCATTCTCGACGAGGAGGGGGTCCACCTCGACCTCAATGCGCTTCTGATCTTTGCCGCGGTGTTCGGCTTTGGCGGGTCCTTTATCTCGCTGGCCATCTCCAAGTGGATGGCCAAGAAGACCATGAAGGTCCACGTCATCGACAAGCCGCGCAATGCCACCGAGCAGTGGTTGCTGGAGACCGTTCAGCGCCAGGCCCGTGAGGTCGGGATCGGCATGCCGGAGGTGGGCATCTATGACTCGCCGGACCCGAATGCCTTCGCCACTGGCATGAGCAAGAACAATGCGCTGGTTGCGGTCAGCACCGGGCTGATGCAAAGCATGGGTCAGGGCGAGGTCGAGGCGGTGCTGGGCCACGAGGTCGGGCACGTGGCCAACGGCGACATGGTCACGCTGGCGCTGATCCAGGGCGTGGTGAATACCTTCGTGATCTTCCTGGCGCGTGTGGCTGGGCATTTCGTCGACCGCGTGGTTTTCAAGAACGAGTCCGGTCATGGCCCGGCGTTCTGGATTACCACCATCGTGACGGAGATCATCCTGGCGATCCTGGCCTCGATCATCGTCATGTGGTTCTCGCGCCAGCGCGAGTTCCGGGCCGACGAGGCGGGAGCGAAGCTGGCCGGACGCGAAAAAATGATCGGTGCACTGGAGTCGCTGGCGCGCGCCTCCGGGCGCCAGGTGGACATGCCCGATCAGATGGCGGCCTTTGGCATTCGCGGGGGCATGGCCCAGGGGCTGAAGAAGCTGTTCATGAGCCACCCGCCGATCGAGGAGCGCATCGCGTCGCTGCGTGCGAACAGCTGATTCACCTCCAGCACCAGGGGCAGGAACGCGGAAGGCCGCCGACAGGGCGGCCTTCTTCGTTGGGAGGCTGGTTACTCGTAGGATGCGTTGAGCGCAGCGCGACGCATCAATAATAGCGTCCGCGCCCGGGCTGACCGCCAGCAGCGAGAGCGGCATCGCCCACAAAAGGGTTGCTGCGGCGCTCTTCCCCGAACGTCGACTCCGGGCCGTGGCCGGGCACAAAGCGCACATCGTCGCCCAGCGGCCAGAGGCGCCGGGTGATGGATTCGATCAGTTGCGGCCCGTTGCCGCGCGGGAAGTCGCTGCGGCCGATGGCGCCATGGAACAGGACATCGCCCACCAGGGCGAGGCGGCTCTCGCGGTCGAAGAATACGATATGACCCGGGGTGTGCCCCGGGCAGTGCAGCACCTCGAGCGTGACCTCGCCCAGCTGCAGATTCTCGCCGTCGTGCAGCCAGCGATCCGGAACCAGCGCAGGCATCTCGGGAAAACCGAACATCTGGCACTGCATCGGCAGCTGATCGAGCCAGAAGGCATCTTCAACCTGAGGGCCCAGGATCGGGATATTGCAGCGGCGCGCCATCTCGGCGGCGGCCCCGACATGATCGAGGTGGCCATGGGTCAGCAGGATGCAGTCCAGCCGGACATCCTGCCGTCGTGCGATCTC
It includes:
- a CDS encoding MBL fold metallo-hydrolase; translation: MLQHLSHPVTALAQNATLIWCDQTRAAAWVDPGAEADTLIEIARRQDVRLDCILLTHGHLDHVGAAAEMARRCNIPILGPQVEDAFWLDQLPMQCQMFGFPEMPALVPDRWLHDGENLQLGEVTLEVLHCPGHTPGHIVFFDRESRLALVGDVLFHGAIGRSDFPRGNGPQLIESITRRLWPLGDDVRFVPGHGPESTFGEERRSNPFVGDAALAAGGQPGRGRYY
- the htpX gene encoding protease HtpX, with product MKRIALFLATNFAIIIVLSITLRLLGVERILDEEGVHLDLNALLIFAAVFGFGGSFISLAISKWMAKKTMKVHVIDKPRNATEQWLLETVQRQAREVGIGMPEVGIYDSPDPNAFATGMSKNNALVAVSTGLMQSMGQGEVEAVLGHEVGHVANGDMVTLALIQGVVNTFVIFLARVAGHFVDRVVFKNESGHGPAFWITTIVTEIILAILASIIVMWFSRQREFRADEAGAKLAGREKMIGALESLARASGRQVDMPDQMAAFGIRGGMAQGLKKLFMSHPPIEERIASLRANS